From Thermosipho africanus Ob7, the proteins below share one genomic window:
- the flhF gene encoding flagellar biosynthesis protein FlhF gives MIVKKYVVKDIKEALEKIKIELGKDAVILGTRKIKKGGFLGIGAKTFLEVTAAVEEKEVEKQKQNENKQIYQLQELLSKNSKTTTSSSELSEIKKMMYELKTMVSSQKSDNEPEWSKDLRKSLSFHDVNFEIIEKIIEYIKIKYGSIDFNDENSRFVLSEVFLPFIKTEVPDLTGKVMFVGPTGVGKTTTLAKLAAKMSINNHKKVGILTLDTYRIAATEQLKTYATLMDIPMRVAYTPKEAKIELEAMADFDLVFIDTAGRSQKNDLQMNEIKAMSEIINPDFIFLVVGMQYRSNDVELITKKFSSVSPTHVILTKMDETSSLGHFLNIGHYINSPIIFVTNGQRVPDDIMEANNKELSIILSREVLNYVKSSKQFD, from the coding sequence ATGATAGTTAAAAAATATGTTGTAAAAGATATAAAAGAAGCACTCGAGAAAATTAAAATTGAACTTGGGAAAGATGCAGTAATATTGGGAACAAGAAAAATTAAAAAAGGTGGTTTTTTAGGTATAGGGGCTAAAACCTTCTTAGAAGTTACTGCTGCTGTTGAAGAAAAAGAAGTTGAAAAACAAAAACAAAATGAAAACAAACAAATATATCAGTTACAAGAACTATTATCAAAAAATTCTAAAACTACAACTTCTAGTTCTGAATTATCCGAAATAAAAAAAATGATGTATGAACTAAAAACAATGGTCTCTAGTCAAAAGTCTGATAATGAGCCTGAATGGAGCAAAGATTTAAGAAAATCTTTATCATTTCATGATGTTAATTTCGAAATTATTGAAAAAATTATCGAATACATAAAAATAAAATATGGGAGTATAGACTTCAATGACGAAAATAGTAGGTTTGTACTATCCGAAGTTTTTTTGCCATTTATAAAAACTGAAGTTCCAGATTTAACTGGAAAGGTAATGTTTGTTGGTCCAACGGGTGTTGGAAAAACTACAACACTTGCAAAGCTTGCTGCAAAAATGTCAATTAATAACCACAAAAAGGTTGGAATACTTACTCTAGACACATACAGAATTGCCGCAACTGAACAATTAAAAACTTATGCAACACTGATGGATATTCCAATGAGAGTAGCATATACTCCAAAAGAAGCAAAAATTGAACTTGAAGCAATGGCTGATTTTGACCTTGTTTTTATAGATACAGCAGGAAGAAGCCAAAAAAATGATCTACAAATGAATGAAATTAAAGCAATGTCAGAAATTATAAACCCAGACTTTATTTTTTTAGTTGTAGGAATGCAGTATAGAAGTAATGACGTAGAGTTAATTACCAAAAAATTTTCATCAGTTTCTCCAACACATGTAATCTTAACAAAAATGGACGAAACATCTTCTTTAGGACATTTCTTAAATATAGGTCATTATATAAATAGTCCTATAATCTTTGTTACAAACGGCCAAAGGGTTCCTGATGATATTATGGAAGCAAACAACAAAGAACTCTCTATAATCTTGTCCAGAGAGGTGCTAAATTATGTTAAATCAAGCAAGCAATTTGATTAA
- the cheD gene encoding chemoreceptor glutamine deamidase/glutamate methylesterase CheD produces MPIKSKKIIGIGDYAIGDKNTILVTLGLGSCVGVCIRDKNKLIGAMVHVMLPDSDGKEINKPGKYADTGIKIVVEELKKLGATTFEAKIAGGASMFEKSAMDVGKRNVESVKKWLSKFGIRIVSEDTGGNRARSIEYDIETGKLMVRKVKTGENVEVIEI; encoded by the coding sequence ATGCCAATCAAGTCAAAGAAAATAATTGGTATAGGCGATTATGCCATTGGTGATAAAAATACGATTCTTGTAACGTTAGGCCTTGGATCATGTGTGGGTGTATGTATAAGAGACAAAAATAAATTGATAGGTGCAATGGTACATGTTATGCTTCCTGACAGTGATGGAAAAGAAATTAATAAACCTGGAAAATATGCAGATACTGGGATTAAAATAGTTGTTGAAGAACTCAAAAAATTAGGTGCAACTACATTTGAGGCTAAAATTGCTGGTGGTGCTTCTATGTTCGAAAAATCAGCAATGGATGTGGGTAAACGAAATGTGGAATCTGTCAAAAAATGGCTTTCAAAATTTGGAATTAGAATTGTTTCAGAAGACACTGGAGGAAATCGTGCGAGAAGCATTGAATATGATATTGAAACTGGAAAATTAATGGTAAGAAAGGTTAAAACTGGTGAAAACGTGGAGGTAATTGAAATTTGA
- a CDS encoding PilZ domain-containing protein, whose translation MTIIEFINKNLSGIYLLAKDHNKNDYQVRLINIQKTGVVEIESNEQFNIGKTLQLNIPVKEALLLFVGEVFDIKEKRHFLKTHEKVGIIQRRKEKRYPYFKRATFSNNKILIIDVSKSGMQIFSEKEMELKSSYEIAIDDKKINIIPMWRIYEEEIYRIGCKVSNESLNLWNNILNI comes from the coding sequence ATGACTATTATTGAATTTATAAATAAAAACTTAAGTGGTATATATTTATTAGCAAAGGATCATAATAAAAATGATTATCAAGTAAGACTAATTAATATACAAAAAACTGGAGTTGTTGAAATAGAAAGCAACGAACAGTTTAACATTGGAAAAACATTGCAATTAAATATTCCAGTAAAAGAAGCTCTACTACTTTTCGTTGGTGAGGTATTTGATATTAAAGAAAAGAGACATTTTTTAAAAACTCATGAAAAAGTTGGAATAATTCAAAGGCGCAAAGAAAAAAGATATCCATACTTTAAAAGAGCTACTTTCTCTAATAATAAAATACTTATAATCGATGTCTCAAAATCTGGAATGCAAATTTTTTCAGAGAAAGAAATGGAATTAAAATCAAGTTATGAAATAGCAATAGATGATAAAAAAATTAATATTATTCCTATGTGGAGAATCTATGAAGAAGAAATATATAGAATTGGATGTAAAGTTTCCAATGAATCTTTAAATTTATGGAATAACATACTAAATATTTAG
- a CDS encoding P-loop NTPase, with protein MLNQASNLINLENVVLIGSGKGGVGKTLITVNLAIVLKQLGYKVLIFDLDVGFTNSDVLLNVHPQYSINDLLLNKCEREDVICSTEYGVDLVSVGSDIESIFNFNPENIKNFYIKFVQIAKDYDFTLIDLPPGYNNNYAPFFNSATHTITITTTHPTSLVNSYTFVKILIHKGVPSSNIHLVGNNVENYNESLENLKRFSSVLEKFTGEKMGSLTIIKRHNLVEKSVFNRKPFVIDHPKIQPTFALYRIASILTKKDISYKENILDKILSFFRSEHE; from the coding sequence ATGTTAAATCAAGCAAGCAATTTGATTAACCTTGAAAATGTTGTTTTAATTGGTAGTGGAAAAGGCGGAGTTGGAAAAACATTAATTACAGTAAACCTAGCTATTGTTTTAAAACAGTTAGGATATAAGGTACTAATATTTGATTTAGACGTTGGTTTTACAAATTCTGATGTTCTTTTAAATGTTCACCCACAATATTCTATAAATGATCTATTACTAAATAAATGCGAAAGGGAAGATGTAATCTGTTCAACTGAATATGGTGTAGACCTTGTAAGTGTAGGAAGCGATATTGAGTCAATTTTTAACTTTAATCCAGAAAATATTAAAAACTTTTACATAAAATTTGTACAAATTGCAAAAGATTATGATTTTACACTCATAGATCTTCCTCCTGGCTATAATAACAACTATGCTCCGTTTTTTAATAGTGCTACACACACTATTACAATCACCACTACACATCCTACTTCTCTTGTTAACTCATATACTTTTGTTAAAATTTTAATACACAAAGGTGTCCCATCTTCTAACATACACTTAGTTGGAAATAACGTTGAAAATTATAACGAATCTCTTGAAAATCTAAAACGTTTTTCATCGGTCTTAGAAAAGTTTACGGGAGAAAAAATGGGCTCACTAACAATTATCAAAAGACATAATCTTGTAGAAAAAAGTGTTTTTAATAGAAAACCTTTTGTCATCGATCACCCTAAAATACAACCAACTTTTGCCTTATACAGAATTGCATCTATTTTAACAAAAAAAGATATTTCATACAAAGAAAACATATTAGACAAAATTCTCTCATTTTTTAGGAGTGAACATGAATGA
- a CDS encoding CBS domain-containing protein, whose product MKIVTPHRTPDFDGFASAYAFKKINPEFEIVVSGRFQQNLEEFLRLFEFKYFRDVEINENLKELVLVDTASLDRVGSKILEKVTDDTKIVAYDHHPKLKLIDEKIEVNSFEIGAITSYFVLKIKENGIDISPEEATLFLIAIYEDTGNFLYDTTSAEDLEAAKFLLENGARLDWVQEFISFELNSEQKELLHLLSENVETFNVYDYKIAIAKAEIEKFIGGLNVITYKLWEFEDLETLIVVVRMGKKVFLVGRTKNDDISIKKIMQYFGGNGHEKAGSATLQNVSLDEVIYKLKNVLPKFINFSKRAKDIMTSPVRTVFTHESIGKVYEMMNLTGHGGFPIIEGNKLVGIVTRKAVDKAMRHGFSDRPVKSIMTTSLVTVYEDDPVFKVKKLMLENDVGRIPVLNKNNILVGIITRSDLLNLDEKELKKGNESTLKFEDVKHLMVERIPSRILNLLRLIGSYGEDKKMPVYVVGGFVRDLLLGLENYDIDIVVEGNGLEFAKYASKQLGAKMVEHEKFLTASLFFKDGFRIDIATARTEYYEKPADLPQVDISTIKKDLYRRDFTINAMAIKLNTKEFGLLYDFFDSRKDLKEGLIRVLHKLSFVEDPTRIIRAVRFEQRFGFKIEEETLRILNETLNGGFLEKVSGQRIRQELEKILGEREPLNAIKRLAQLKILKHIFPKTYFTSVMEKKLENLFNNLSIIKELYKKVNVFYSLLRILLEYYDIDTLKKVIKKYGIPKKFIDEIKATETRLPPLLNMIKYKIRFSDIYKVIGKPSAETTAHIMSYIDDEDSKEYFVEYLKRVFSTKLSISGNYLKEKMNVKNSVEIGKFMNELYCRKLDNPSINEEEELKKILEDET is encoded by the coding sequence TTGAAAATAGTTACTCCACATAGAACTCCTGATTTTGATGGTTTTGCATCTGCATATGCATTTAAGAAAATAAATCCAGAATTTGAAATAGTAGTTAGCGGAAGATTTCAACAAAATCTTGAAGAATTTTTAAGATTATTTGAATTTAAATATTTTAGGGATGTAGAAATCAATGAAAATTTAAAAGAGCTTGTTCTTGTGGATACGGCAAGTTTAGATAGAGTTGGAAGTAAGATTTTAGAAAAAGTAACTGATGATACTAAGATAGTTGCATATGATCATCATCCAAAATTGAAGTTAATAGATGAAAAAATAGAAGTAAATAGCTTTGAAATTGGAGCAATAACGAGTTATTTTGTTTTAAAAATAAAAGAAAATGGTATAGATATTTCTCCAGAGGAAGCAACTCTATTCTTAATTGCAATATATGAGGATACTGGTAATTTTTTGTATGATACAACGAGTGCAGAAGATCTTGAAGCTGCAAAATTTTTGTTAGAAAATGGAGCAAGACTTGATTGGGTTCAAGAATTTATAAGTTTTGAGTTAAATAGTGAACAAAAAGAATTACTGCATTTGTTAAGTGAGAATGTTGAAACTTTTAATGTATATGATTACAAAATTGCAATTGCTAAAGCAGAGATTGAGAAATTTATTGGTGGATTGAATGTAATTACATATAAGCTCTGGGAATTTGAAGATTTAGAAACTTTAATAGTTGTAGTGAGAATGGGGAAAAAGGTCTTTTTGGTGGGAAGAACAAAAAACGATGATATTAGTATAAAGAAAATAATGCAATATTTTGGTGGTAACGGGCATGAAAAAGCTGGTTCTGCAACTCTTCAAAATGTTTCTTTGGATGAGGTAATTTATAAATTAAAAAATGTTCTTCCAAAATTTATAAATTTTTCTAAAAGGGCAAAAGATATAATGACATCACCTGTTAGGACAGTTTTTACACATGAAAGCATTGGTAAAGTATATGAAATGATGAATTTGACGGGGCATGGAGGTTTCCCAATAATTGAAGGTAATAAATTAGTTGGTATTGTTACAAGAAAAGCAGTTGATAAGGCAATGAGGCATGGTTTTTCAGATCGTCCGGTAAAGTCTATAATGACTACATCACTTGTTACCGTGTATGAAGATGATCCGGTTTTTAAGGTAAAAAAGCTAATGCTTGAAAACGATGTTGGTAGGATACCTGTTTTGAATAAAAATAATATTTTGGTTGGAATAATTACTCGATCAGATTTACTTAACCTTGATGAAAAAGAGTTGAAAAAAGGAAATGAATCAACACTGAAATTTGAAGATGTTAAACATTTGATGGTTGAAAGAATTCCTAGTCGGATACTAAATCTTTTAAGACTTATTGGAAGCTATGGTGAAGATAAAAAAATGCCTGTTTATGTAGTTGGAGGTTTTGTTAGGGATTTACTTTTAGGATTAGAAAATTATGATATAGATATTGTGGTTGAAGGAAACGGATTAGAATTTGCAAAGTATGCAAGCAAGCAGTTAGGAGCTAAGATGGTAGAACATGAAAAATTTTTGACAGCGTCGCTGTTTTTTAAAGATGGTTTTAGGATAGATATAGCAACAGCTAGGACAGAATATTATGAAAAACCAGCTGATTTACCGCAAGTAGATATTAGTACCATAAAAAAGGATTTATATCGTCGTGATTTTACTATTAATGCAATGGCAATAAAATTAAATACTAAAGAATTTGGATTACTTTATGATTTTTTCGATTCAAGAAAAGATTTAAAAGAAGGTTTGATAAGAGTATTGCACAAATTAAGCTTTGTTGAAGATCCAACAAGAATAATTAGAGCTGTAAGGTTTGAGCAGAGATTTGGGTTTAAAATAGAAGAAGAAACATTGAGGATTTTAAATGAAACACTCAATGGAGGTTTTCTTGAAAAAGTTAGTGGGCAAAGGATAAGACAGGAGTTAGAAAAAATTCTAGGAGAAAGAGAGCCGTTAAATGCAATAAAAAGATTAGCGCAGCTAAAGATTTTAAAACACATATTTCCTAAAACCTATTTTACATCTGTTATGGAAAAAAAGTTAGAAAATTTGTTTAATAACCTTAGTATTATAAAAGAATTATATAAAAAGGTTAATGTTTTTTATTCATTACTGAGGATTTTGCTTGAATATTATGATATTGATACATTAAAAAAGGTTATCAAAAAATATGGTATTCCTAAAAAATTTATAGATGAGATAAAAGCGACAGAGACAAGATTGCCTCCTCTTTTAAACATGATAAAATATAAAATAAGGTTTTCAGATATTTATAAAGTAATAGGTAAACCTTCAGCTGAAACAACTGCGCATATAATGTCATATATTGACGATGAGGATTCTAAAGAATATTTTGTAGAATATTTAAAAAGGGTTTTTTCAACAAAACTTAGCATTTCTGGAAATTATTTAAAAGAAAAAATGAATGTGAAAAATTCTGTTGAAATTGGAAAATTTATGAATGAATTGTACTGTAGAAAATTAGATAACCCGTCAATTAATGAAGAGGAAGAATTGAAAAAAATATTGGAGGATGAAACATGA
- the flhA gene encoding flagellar biosynthesis protein FlhA, with amino-acid sequence MAKGTDIIVAIMIAAIVLLMILPIPGFLLDFFQLLNLSLSLIILFSTMYIRKALELSSFPTILLVITLFRLGLNVASTRLILLQGPKFSGKVIRAFGDFVVGGNYVVGLVVFLILVIIQFIVITRGSERIAEVAARFTLDAMPGKQMSVDADLNAGLITEDEARKRREEIRREADFYGAMDGASKFVRGDAIASIIIVLVNIIGGLIIGILTHKMTVSEAAQTFTLFTVGDGLVTQIPALMVSTATGILVSRAASEDNLGNELVRELSGEKKVIILTGFILIFLGIFTPIPFSAAILGTLFMITGFLIKSTTEPQLESIGGSAEIPTAQTPSGPILTTPQEVSEILQTDTVEVEIGYGLIPLADTSQGGDLLERVTMVRKQIAYELGLVISPIRVRDSVLLKSNEYAIFIRGAQVAKYELMPNRLLAINPGTVTEKIPGIETKEPAFGLQAFWIDESKKEEASRLGYTVVDPPTVFATHLTEVLKRNAHELLGTREFELLVEGLRSKFEKLVDDLFNVLKPSDVKKVLQRLLKEGIPIRNLSLIFETLLEYGEQTKDVIYLTEKVRKAMKRQIITPLISPDGILHAVAIDNELEKNLVNLVRENDTERYLDLNPEIMRELIESISNSLENIMKKGYNPVLICSSSLRPLISDLLLKFIPGVYVISYDEIPENVSMQIEGVVRL; translated from the coding sequence ATGGCAAAAGGTACTGATATAATTGTAGCAATAATGATTGCTGCTATTGTTTTATTAATGATTCTACCTATCCCAGGTTTTTTATTAGACTTTTTTCAACTTTTAAATCTTTCACTTTCACTAATAATCCTTTTTTCAACAATGTATATTAGAAAAGCACTCGAACTTTCTTCATTCCCTACAATATTGTTAGTCATAACATTATTCAGACTTGGATTAAATGTAGCTTCTACAAGATTAATATTACTTCAAGGCCCAAAATTTTCTGGTAAAGTTATCAGAGCTTTTGGTGACTTTGTCGTTGGTGGTAATTATGTTGTTGGTCTTGTAGTATTTTTAATACTTGTTATAATTCAATTTATAGTAATTACCAGAGGTTCAGAAAGAATTGCAGAAGTTGCAGCAAGGTTTACGCTTGATGCAATGCCTGGAAAACAAATGAGTGTTGATGCAGATTTAAATGCAGGTTTAATTACAGAAGATGAAGCAAGAAAAAGGCGTGAAGAAATAAGGAGAGAAGCCGATTTCTATGGAGCAATGGACGGTGCTTCAAAATTTGTTAGAGGTGATGCAATAGCTAGTATAATAATAGTTCTTGTAAATATAATTGGTGGATTAATTATAGGAATATTGACCCACAAAATGACTGTATCTGAAGCTGCTCAAACATTTACTTTATTTACTGTAGGTGATGGCCTTGTAACTCAAATCCCGGCATTAATGGTTTCTACCGCAACTGGTATATTAGTATCGAGGGCAGCTTCAGAAGATAATCTTGGAAACGAATTAGTAAGAGAATTAAGCGGCGAAAAAAAGGTAATAATCCTAACAGGATTTATCCTTATATTCCTTGGGATCTTTACTCCTATTCCTTTTTCTGCTGCAATTTTAGGAACATTATTCATGATAACAGGTTTCTTAATTAAAAGCACCACAGAACCACAACTTGAAAGCATTGGTGGTAGTGCTGAAATTCCCACAGCTCAAACACCAAGCGGTCCTATTTTAACTACTCCACAGGAAGTATCAGAAATTTTGCAAACTGATACTGTTGAAGTTGAAATTGGATATGGTCTTATACCTCTTGCTGATACATCTCAAGGTGGAGATTTATTAGAAAGGGTAACAATGGTAAGAAAACAAATTGCATATGAATTAGGATTAGTAATATCACCAATAAGGGTACGTGACAGTGTCTTACTAAAATCAAATGAATATGCTATATTTATCAGAGGAGCACAAGTTGCAAAATACGAACTCATGCCTAATAGATTACTTGCAATCAATCCAGGAACTGTTACTGAAAAAATACCAGGAATCGAAACAAAAGAGCCAGCTTTTGGGCTCCAAGCATTTTGGATTGATGAAAGTAAAAAAGAAGAAGCTAGTAGATTAGGGTATACCGTTGTTGATCCTCCAACAGTTTTTGCAACACATTTAACAGAAGTATTAAAAAGAAATGCTCATGAACTACTAGGTACCAGAGAATTTGAACTACTTGTTGAAGGCTTAAGAAGTAAATTTGAAAAACTTGTAGATGATCTGTTTAATGTATTAAAACCATCTGATGTAAAAAAAGTTCTTCAGAGATTACTAAAAGAAGGTATTCCTATTAGAAATCTTTCTTTAATATTTGAAACTCTATTAGAATATGGTGAACAAACAAAAGATGTAATTTATTTGACAGAAAAAGTAAGAAAGGCCATGAAAAGACAAATTATTACTCCTTTAATATCACCAGATGGAATTTTACATGCAGTGGCTATTGATAACGAACTTGAAAAAAATTTGGTAAATCTTGTAAGAGAAAATGATACTGAAAGATATCTTGACCTAAACCCAGAAATTATGAGAGAATTAATTGAGTCAATTTCTAACTCTCTAGAAAATATTATGAAAAAAGGATATAATCCTGTTTTAATTTGTTCATCCTCATTAAGACCACTTATATCAGATTTACTTTTAAAATTTATTCCTGGAGTTTATGTAATATCATATGATGAAATCCCAGAAAATGTTTCCATGCAAATCGAAGGAGTGGTTAGATTATGA
- a CDS encoding TolB family protein codes for MKRVLILAFSFVFYILFSYTIGVVTSYSTETYNLLVDASNLINKEYSEYKDYVKFINSSSDATCDYYVNLYLTYDSTNNLYKATYKDFDYIVSSVYSPKGYKKYSTFLEEIVYYPLEKISINKLKRRDFDNYLRLTFYPGVDEYGDFKDGKFLFITDRLGGNRNLAYIDIQNEKITLLPVWSSSEYYPRFSPDMKMLLFQGSLHGNWSIYTMPFGVSDYSKKIKKISDSNLPSYTPVWYDNDNVLYIQDTEKGNVMIMANIYNGKKQVLNVYGDMVFTPFVYDGNIYYTSLNGANFGIYKYVDGKNFKVEDSFYNEHDPVIYKNKLVFTSNRDGIYRIWMKDLDTSSVTCLTSDINYDVFYPTVSDGLLFFSVYKDGEEPDIFVKKLDF; via the coding sequence ATGAAGAGAGTGTTAATTTTAGCCTTTTCCTTTGTTTTTTATATTTTGTTTTCTTACACCATTGGTGTAGTAACTAGTTATAGTACAGAAACATATAACTTACTTGTTGATGCAAGTAATCTTATAAACAAGGAATATAGTGAATATAAGGATTACGTGAAATTTATTAATTCTTCTTCAGATGCAACATGTGATTATTATGTAAATCTCTATTTGACTTATGATTCAACAAATAATTTATATAAGGCAACATACAAGGATTTTGACTATATTGTAAGTAGTGTTTATTCTCCAAAAGGTTATAAAAAATATAGTACATTTTTAGAGGAAATAGTTTATTATCCTCTAGAAAAAATTTCAATAAATAAACTTAAAAGAAGAGATTTTGACAACTATTTAAGATTAACATTTTATCCAGGTGTTGATGAATATGGAGATTTCAAAGATGGAAAATTTCTCTTTATAACTGATAGATTAGGCGGAAATAGAAATTTAGCATATATTGATATTCAAAATGAGAAAATTACACTTTTGCCTGTTTGGAGTAGTAGTGAGTACTATCCAAGGTTTTCACCGGATATGAAAATGTTACTATTTCAAGGTTCATTGCATGGAAACTGGAGTATCTATACCATGCCTTTTGGAGTTAGTGATTATTCCAAAAAGATAAAAAAGATTTCTGACAGTAATTTACCATCATATACTCCTGTATGGTATGACAATGATAACGTTTTATATATACAAGATACTGAAAAAGGAAATGTAATGATAATGGCAAACATTTATAATGGTAAAAAACAGGTTTTAAATGTTTATGGTGATATGGTTTTCACACCATTTGTTTATGATGGAAATATATATTATACCTCTTTAAATGGTGCAAATTTTGGTATATATAAATATGTGGATGGAAAAAATTTTAAAGTAGAAGATAGCTTTTATAACGAGCACGATCCAGTGATCTATAAAAACAAATTAGTTTTTACATCTAACAGGGATGGAATATATAGAATTTGGATGAAAGATTTGGATACATCAAGTGTTACATGTTTAACTAGTGATATTAATTATGATGTATTTTATCCTACAGTAAGTGATGGCCTTTTATTCTTTTCAGTTTATAAAGATGGAGAAGAACCGGATATTTTTGTTAAAAAATTAGATTTCTAA
- the cheC gene encoding CheY-P phosphatase CheC, whose protein sequence is MLEKLNDSQLDFLKEVGNIGSGNAATALSTMIGKKVDISVPSTKVVPISQIPFIFENPEEIVCAIKMKMREDVEGEILLILNSNTVKEINKILTGSTLEDITSLDEFSASMLKEIGNIMCGSYVTALSGFTGFFINPDPPELAVDMISAVLAEVSLSVSTTEDYILLIETSIKIEGIEKELTGYLLLLPNEESLEKILKKLGMWN, encoded by the coding sequence ATGCTTGAAAAATTAAATGATTCTCAGCTTGATTTTTTAAAGGAAGTAGGAAATATTGGCTCTGGAAATGCTGCAACAGCACTTTCAACTATGATTGGGAAAAAAGTAGATATATCTGTCCCTTCAACAAAGGTTGTACCCATTTCCCAAATTCCTTTTATCTTTGAAAATCCAGAAGAAATAGTTTGTGCAATAAAAATGAAAATGAGAGAAGATGTTGAAGGTGAAATACTTTTAATCTTGAACTCTAATACCGTCAAAGAAATAAATAAAATATTAACTGGAAGTACTTTAGAAGATATTACTAGCCTTGATGAGTTTTCTGCTTCAATGCTTAAAGAAATTGGAAATATAATGTGTGGTTCATATGTTACAGCACTTTCAGGATTTACAGGTTTCTTTATAAACCCAGATCCACCTGAACTTGCCGTTGATATGATAAGTGCAGTTTTAGCTGAGGTATCCTTATCTGTATCAACAACTGAAGATTACATTCTTTTAATTGAAACCTCAATAAAAATTGAAGGTATAGAAAAAGAATTAACAGGATATCTGCTTTTACTTCCAAATGAGGAATCACTAGAAAAAATACTTAAAAAATTGGGGATGTGGAATTAA
- a CDS encoding DNA alkylation repair protein — translation MLEKIIKELENNSNEKKAKASYKFLKAFPGGYGEGDEFLGLTVPIQRKIAKKYKNLPLEDVEKLLQSKFHEHRLTALFILILNYKNKKEEVINIYLRNLDRVNNWDLVDSSAPYLLGPYLENKDKSILYELAKSDNLWKQRVAIITTFYFIKKNDFKDALKISELLLNHKHDLIHKAVGWMLREIGKRDKKVEEEFLKKYYKKMPRTMLRYAIEKFPEEERQKILKGIW, via the coding sequence ATGTTAGAAAAAATTATTAAAGAATTGGAAAATAATTCTAACGAAAAGAAGGCCAAAGCTAGTTATAAATTCTTAAAAGCTTTTCCTGGTGGGTATGGTGAAGGTGATGAATTTTTAGGTTTAACCGTACCTATACAAAGAAAAATAGCAAAAAAATATAAAAATTTACCTTTAGAAGATGTAGAAAAGCTTTTGCAATCAAAATTTCATGAACACAGATTAACTGCATTATTTATTTTAATCCTTAATTATAAAAATAAAAAAGAAGAAGTGATAAATATATATTTAAGAAATTTAGATAGAGTAAATAATTGGGACTTAGTTGATTCTTCTGCTCCATATTTATTAGGACCTTACTTAGAAAATAAAGATAAAAGTATACTATATGAGCTTGCAAAATCAGATAATTTATGGAAACAAAGAGTTGCAATTATAACAACATTTTATTTTATCAAAAAAAACGATTTTAAAGATGCTTTAAAAATAAGCGAATTGCTATTAAATCATAAACATGACTTAATCCACAAAGCTGTTGGATGGATGTTACGAGAAATCGGAAAGAGAGATAAAAAAGTTGAAGAAGAATTTTTAAAAAAATACTATAAAAAAATGCCAAGAACAATGCTAAGATACGCAATTGAAAAATTTCCTGAAGAAGAAAGACAAAAAATTCTTAAAGGAATATGGTGA
- a CDS encoding flagellar brake protein: MASYVTNIPAEKALKIGLPGVVEITMVKELEGTYKTSIADMELSKKIIYLSIPTYKGRMIPIPKGVRMNVKIFDKSSMFSFTTVSLGVIKRDNLYMLPVLAPDEVKKTERRKFKRIPLYVYGILKKSLDENSEAIQFLTKDFSAGGIKFVTKTILKEGDIIYVTLNLDDDLQIENQKTKIVRVDQKTEEGYQYGAQFLEVPRQLENKMVRFVFQKEIKAKK, encoded by the coding sequence ATGGCATCATATGTAACAAATATTCCTGCTGAAAAGGCATTAAAAATTGGCCTTCCTGGAGTTGTTGAAATTACAATGGTAAAAGAATTAGAAGGTACTTATAAAACATCCATTGCTGATATGGAGCTTTCAAAAAAAATAATTTACTTGTCTATACCTACATACAAAGGCAGGATGATCCCTATACCAAAAGGCGTAAGAATGAATGTCAAAATATTTGATAAAAGTTCCATGTTCTCATTCACAACCGTTTCCCTGGGTGTTATAAAAAGAGATAATCTTTACATGCTTCCTGTGCTAGCACCTGATGAAGTTAAAAAAACAGAAAGAAGAAAATTCAAAAGAATCCCATTATATGTATATGGAATTTTAAAAAAATCATTGGATGAAAATTCAGAAGCTATACAATTTTTAACAAAAGATTTTAGCGCTGGTGGAATTAAATTTGTGACTAAAACTATATTAAAAGAAGGAGATATAATATATGTAACTCTGAATCTCGATGACGATTTACAAATAGAAAATCAAAAAACAAAAATTGTAAGAGTAGATCAAAAAACAGAAGAAGGATATCAATATGGAGCCCAGTTTTTAGAAGTCCCACGGCAACTAGAAAATAAAATGGTAAGGTTTGTCTTTCAAAAAGAAATTAAGGCAAAAAAATAG